In the Olleya sp. Hel_I_94 genome, one interval contains:
- a CDS encoding Fic family protein codes for MAGNKPIKGDTIFSGELYLSQRERALLENMESSRKLGPDSKTLTYPEIEEKLEQIIRINGEDELNAVRDKARKIAKEVGLIKEFTKLNKIISALLTTKPSSILKSPVASARAFGVPYDPARIQLFESLFTALKQQEFQHREEKNTTTAAYRNFAFYESYFSNYIEGTVFEIEEAKRVIETQKPLPSRNEDSHDVLGTYQIVSNPRQMKIVPSTKEELVEILQYRHQILLSAREDKKPGKFKDKNNRAGDTSFVEMELVTGTLYKSFDYYQALTHPFAKAAYIMFVISEVHPFLDGNGRIARVMMNAELSTASQTKIIIPTVYREDYLGGLRRLTRNQDPSVYIRMLNRAQAFSDTLLGDDMVAMEEVLRQSEAFKESNQGVLRIINN; via the coding sequence TTGGCTGGCAATAAACCTATAAAAGGCGACACCATCTTTTCTGGAGAATTATACCTATCTCAAAGAGAACGTGCTTTGCTGGAAAATATGGAATCTTCTCGAAAGCTTGGTCCCGATTCTAAAACATTAACCTATCCAGAAATTGAAGAAAAGCTGGAACAAATCATCCGTATTAATGGAGAAGACGAATTAAATGCGGTAAGAGACAAAGCAAGAAAGATTGCCAAAGAAGTGGGCTTGATTAAAGAGTTTACCAAGCTAAATAAAATCATAAGCGCCTTACTCACTACAAAACCATCGAGTATATTAAAATCGCCAGTAGCATCAGCAAGAGCATTTGGAGTGCCTTATGATCCGGCTAGAATTCAACTTTTTGAATCGTTGTTTACAGCTTTGAAACAACAAGAGTTTCAGCATCGAGAAGAAAAAAATACCACAACTGCTGCTTATAGAAACTTTGCCTTTTATGAAAGTTACTTTTCCAATTACATAGAAGGTACTGTCTTTGAAATTGAAGAGGCAAAACGAGTCATCGAAACTCAAAAACCACTACCATCACGTAATGAAGACTCTCACGACGTATTAGGAACGTATCAAATTGTTTCTAACCCACGCCAAATGAAAATCGTTCCAAGCACTAAAGAAGAATTAGTAGAAATACTTCAGTACAGACATCAGATATTATTGAGTGCTCGAGAAGATAAAAAGCCAGGAAAGTTCAAAGACAAAAACAACAGAGCTGGAGACACCTCTTTTGTAGAAATGGAATTAGTTACAGGAACACTTTATAAAAGTTTTGACTACTATCAAGCACTAACACATCCTTTTGCAAAAGCAGCTTACATAATGTTTGTGATTAGTGAAGTCCATCCTTTTTTAGATGGTAATGGACGTATTGCACGTGTAATGATGAATGCTGAACTATCTACTGCATCACAGACCAAAATAATTATCCCAACAGTCTACAGAGAAGATTATTTAGGAGGATTACGCAGGTTAACCAGAAATCAAGACCCATCCGTTTACATAAGAATGCTCAACAGAGCGCAAGCTTTTAGTGATACATTGCTTGGTGATGATATGGTTGCAATGGAAGAAGTTTTGCGTCAAAGTGAGGCGTTTAAAGAGAGCAATCAAGGTGTATTGAGGATAATTAATAATTAG
- a CDS encoding YncE family protein, translated as MSRATYTWLDKQASLKRFYAQLQKENDVVQVTVTNHTKDIRKVCLWGAIACTPLTDPMFINEEGTKSVVVDKQPQELVYNVVTDLFYVVNQLGDSVSVVNPSGELVTTIDLFQGNSQTDDGSGVGERRTTNPTTLRVPGSVSPVALAVNTSTNSVEYGVVAIACSVSNEVVFINQDFSILRREAVGNRPVDIVYNPVDQCYYTANLVSGTISKICINRRVNNLPLVPGARTLGVDTDSGDLYIHNIVDGAINVYDLQGNQKGSVGSVVADIVSFQFHPVTKNMYMVLNNSNSVSILDTLRFGAITKLSVGKNPVAIAYNPHNGLMYVGNRGDQTFSRISPKHQVIDTIKTESFGLGLAISSKEEIIGVSNSTDDTVSISGLQSGPTVTVNEEYYEDREDFQHNPAMVGHVKLVASGEDRINALQITEKSVTGTEICKTISLSNSQSPQNFANVSEVFDFDGNLIDGHVTWCFKINPLQQVSFLIYYNQIEMYNLLPEKSRISTGVQMSKGIPVSWLDNPKDDPPNESTY; from the coding sequence ATGAGTAGAGCAACATATACTTGGTTAGACAAGCAGGCAAGTTTAAAACGTTTCTACGCGCAACTTCAAAAAGAGAATGATGTTGTACAAGTAACGGTTACAAACCATACGAAGGATATTAGAAAAGTATGTCTTTGGGGTGCGATTGCTTGCACTCCACTCACTGACCCAATGTTTATAAATGAAGAAGGCACAAAAAGTGTAGTCGTAGATAAGCAACCACAAGAGCTGGTCTATAATGTTGTTACAGACTTATTTTATGTAGTGAATCAATTAGGCGATTCTGTCTCGGTGGTTAATCCTTCAGGAGAACTTGTCACTACAATTGACTTGTTTCAAGGTAATTCTCAGACTGATGACGGATCTGGAGTTGGCGAAAGAAGAACAACTAATCCAACGACTTTAAGAGTTCCAGGTAGTGTTAGTCCAGTTGCTTTAGCGGTAAATACATCTACTAATAGCGTTGAATATGGAGTTGTAGCAATAGCTTGCTCAGTTTCAAATGAGGTGGTTTTTATAAATCAGGACTTTTCAATTTTAAGAAGAGAAGCTGTTGGTAATCGCCCAGTAGATATTGTTTATAATCCTGTGGATCAATGTTACTATACAGCAAATTTAGTTTCAGGAACAATCTCTAAAATTTGCATCAATCGTAGAGTAAATAATTTGCCTTTAGTACCTGGAGCCAGAACACTTGGAGTTGATACAGATTCAGGCGATTTATACATTCACAATATTGTGGATGGCGCCATCAATGTGTATGATCTTCAAGGCAATCAAAAAGGAAGCGTAGGTTCTGTAGTGGCAGATATTGTTTCGTTTCAATTCCATCCAGTGACCAAGAATATGTATATGGTACTGAATAATTCAAATTCTGTTTCGATTTTAGACACCTTAAGATTTGGAGCCATCACTAAATTAAGCGTAGGCAAAAATCCTGTGGCTATTGCTTATAATCCCCATAATGGATTGATGTACGTTGGGAATCGAGGCGATCAAACGTTTAGTAGAATTAGTCCAAAGCATCAAGTAATAGATACTATTAAAACTGAAAGTTTTGGACTTGGGTTAGCAATTAGTTCTAAGGAAGAGATTATAGGCGTGAGCAACTCTACAGATGATACGGTTAGTATTTCGGGATTACAATCTGGTCCTACCGTAACAGTAAACGAAGAATATTATGAAGACCGTGAAGACTTCCAACATAATCCTGCGATGGTTGGTCACGTCAAATTGGTTGCTTCTGGAGAAGACCGAATCAATGCACTACAGATTACTGAAAAGTCCGTCACTGGCACCGAAATCTGTAAAACCATCTCGTTGAGTAATAGTCAGAGTCCTCAAAACTTTGCTAACGTGTCAGAAGTATTTGACTTTGATGGCAATTTGATAGATGGACACGTGACCTGGTGTTTTAAAATCAATCCGTTACAACAAGTCAGCTTTTTAATTTATTACAATCAAATAGAGATGTATAATCTACTTCCCGAAAAATCAAGAATATCTACTGGTGTCCAAATGAGTAAAGGCATTCCAGTATCGTGGCTCGATAACCCTAAAGACGATCCACCTAATGAGTCAACTTATTAA
- a CDS encoding TIGR02594 family protein — protein sequence MSQLINIALSQYGVTEIVGYQHNPIVLNYFKEIGHTWVSTDETAWCSAFINWVALKAKVQRSNKLTARSWLQVGTDIKEPKLNDVVVFWRSKKASWKGHVGLFISYSEDKKYIYVLGGNQSNQVNIKKYPVYRLLGFRRLTAINS from the coding sequence ATGAGTCAACTTATTAATATAGCCTTAAGCCAATACGGTGTAACCGAAATTGTAGGCTATCAACATAATCCCATTGTTCTCAACTACTTCAAGGAAATAGGTCATACTTGGGTTTCTACAGATGAAACTGCTTGGTGTTCTGCCTTTATCAATTGGGTAGCGCTCAAGGCGAAAGTGCAAAGAAGTAATAAACTTACTGCGCGCTCTTGGTTGCAAGTTGGTACTGATATCAAAGAACCCAAACTCAACGATGTGGTCGTCTTCTGGCGCAGTAAAAAAGCCAGTTGGAAAGGTCACGTAGGTCTTTTTATCAGCTATTCTGAAGATAAAAAGTACATCTATGTCTTGGGTGGTAATCAGAGCAATCAAGTCAACATCAAGAAATATCCTGTCTATCGCTTATTGGGCTTTAGACGCTTAACAGCTATAAACTCTTAA
- a CDS encoding N-acetylmuramoyl-L-alanine amidase has product MQKVDYLIIQSTDTSEAKDFGKEIIINQHTLPKDKGGFGWNRPGIDYLVLQDGVLQTIISEDSPTTTDLWGISHGQNGITGIAKHIAYVGGRTLKEAWDKDTRTDEQKAALEAIVKFYILRFPDIIIAGFNEIPAKADEDSPGFEVAEWLRELDIPEHNIYKRK; this is encoded by the coding sequence ATGCAAAAAGTAGATTATCTCATCATACAAAGTACAGACACCAGCGAAGCGAAAGACTTTGGTAAGGAAATTATTATCAATCAGCACACGCTACCAAAAGATAAAGGTGGTTTTGGTTGGAACCGTCCAGGCATCGATTACCTCGTGCTTCAGGATGGTGTGTTACAAACTATCATTAGCGAAGACAGCCCAACAACTACTGATTTATGGGGTATTTCTCACGGTCAAAACGGTATCACGGGAATTGCCAAACACATTGCCTATGTAGGTGGTAGAACACTCAAAGAGGCTTGGGATAAAGACACACGTACCGATGAACAAAAAGCGGCACTTGAAGCGATTGTAAAGTTCTATATACTGCGCTTTCCAGATATCATTATTGCAGGTTTTAATGAAATTCCTGCCAAAGCAGATGAAGATAGTCCAGGATTTGAGGTAGCAGAATGGCTCAGAGAATTAGACATTCCCGAGCATAATATTTACAAGAGAAAGTAG
- a CDS encoding peptidoglycan-binding domain-containing protein, whose product MKQKSTATNPSFMAKNKDLLVVGGVIVVLAGAATAYYFMTKKKEKKEAQLASASSSGITTVSSSSSSYQTPPFIPSSSTSSSSSTKPIITKTGYPLKYGSRHPDVKILQRYLKIYKEDLGKTGPKRDGVDGQFGPKTSRAAQKRLKKTVFTQADIAGMRKALSSLGK is encoded by the coding sequence ATGAAACAGAAATCAACAGCAACAAATCCGTCATTTATGGCTAAGAACAAAGACCTTTTAGTGGTAGGTGGTGTAATCGTGGTACTCGCTGGAGCTGCTACCGCGTATTATTTTATGACCAAGAAAAAGGAGAAAAAAGAAGCTCAATTAGCGAGCGCTTCTTCATCAGGAATTACAACAGTTTCAAGTAGTTCATCCAGCTACCAAACGCCTCCTTTTATTCCGAGTTCTTCAACATCATCAAGTTCAAGTACAAAACCAATTATTACCAAAACAGGCTATCCATTAAAATACGGAAGCCGTCATCCTGATGTGAAAATATTGCAACGTTACCTTAAAATCTACAAAGAAGATTTAGGCAAAACGGGACCAAAACGTGATGGTGTGGATGGGCAATTTGGTCCTAAAACCTCGCGAGCGGCACAAAAGCGATTAAAGAAAACAGTATTCACTCAAGCCGATATCGCAGGAATGCGAAAAGCGCTGTCAAGTCTTGGAAAATAA
- a CDS encoding D-Ala-D-Ala carboxypeptidase family metallohydrolase encodes MVKSNNQHIYVGLGTLSILMIGAFVIFRKSKMKLVKNRVVQINQRPIDLSVFDSPDLQGSGNCMDRQLIFMLQQLEARTGYPIFDWINSGARSPSHNKKVGGVSSSSHKIPTCKAVDIKAQSTFIRNHLVSVARDVGFKRIGVGRTFVHLDTDDMKSQYVAWGYPSGTPAEVNPFV; translated from the coding sequence GTGGTAAAAAGTAACAATCAGCATATTTATGTTGGATTAGGCACCTTGTCAATTTTGATGATAGGTGCTTTTGTTATTTTTAGAAAATCAAAAATGAAGTTGGTTAAAAATCGAGTGGTACAAATCAATCAACGACCTATCGACTTGTCAGTTTTTGATAGTCCAGATCTTCAAGGTTCTGGTAATTGTATGGATAGGCAATTAATCTTTATGCTTCAGCAACTGGAAGCCAGAACAGGATATCCCATTTTTGACTGGATCAACTCTGGAGCTCGTAGCCCTTCACACAACAAAAAAGTAGGTGGTGTTTCCAGTTCTTCTCATAAAATACCAACTTGTAAAGCTGTAGATATCAAAGCTCAATCTACGTTTATTCGAAATCACTTAGTCTCTGTAGCTCGTGATGTTGGTTTTAAGCGCATTGGTGTAGGTAGAACCTTTGTGCATCTTGATACTGATGATATGAAGTCGCAGTATGTAGCTTGGGGCTATCCAAGTGGGACGCCTGCGGAGGTTAATCCTTTTGTTTGA
- a CDS encoding NERD domain-containing protein — protein MMTPSEKYITHLCRISFLPFWSFPNPIGKNGKELCDLLVVCANTVIIISVKDIKFSEHKNQKIQQKRWSKKAIESYINQIKGAERHLNSVDSILLKDRKKSIKLPKKDQRVIYRIAIAFGSDKDYQIPIGNYQEEFVHIFDEKSTATILSELDTITDFTNYLFAKEKFLKNCNLLVACEVDFLAIYIETTLEFDQPVDVLTCPDDLWESYLTSQEYYNWRETIKPSFIWDYMINHLFNYHITDSTSQERRDNMEFAVRLINQENRMNRIELGICLDDAINKKSNARMLLPQENANHLYVFIPLTQ, from the coding sequence ATGATGACACCTTCAGAAAAGTATATAACACATTTATGCAGAATATCTTTCTTGCCGTTTTGGAGCTTTCCAAACCCAATCGGGAAAAACGGAAAAGAACTTTGCGATTTACTTGTAGTATGTGCTAATACGGTCATTATTATATCTGTAAAAGACATCAAGTTTTCAGAACATAAAAATCAAAAAATACAGCAAAAGCGTTGGTCGAAGAAAGCTATAGAAAGCTATATAAATCAAATAAAAGGAGCTGAACGGCATTTGAATTCTGTAGACAGTATTCTTTTAAAAGACAGAAAAAAATCTATTAAACTGCCAAAAAAAGATCAAAGGGTAATTTATAGAATAGCCATTGCTTTTGGTAGTGATAAAGATTACCAAATTCCTATTGGAAATTATCAAGAGGAGTTTGTACATATTTTTGATGAGAAATCTACTGCAACTATACTTTCTGAGTTGGACACAATTACCGATTTCACAAACTATCTATTTGCAAAAGAAAAATTTCTTAAAAATTGTAATTTACTTGTTGCTTGTGAGGTTGATTTTCTGGCAATTTATATAGAAACAACTTTAGAGTTTGATCAACCTGTTGATGTTTTAACTTGTCCTGATGATTTGTGGGAAAGCTATCTTACATCACAAGAGTATTATAATTGGCGAGAAACTATTAAGCCTAGTTTTATATGGGATTATATGATAAATCATCTTTTCAATTACCACATAACAGACTCTACTAGTCAAGAAAGAAGAGATAATATGGAGTTTGCGGTTAGATTGATTAATCAAGAAAATAGGATGAATAGAATAGAGTTAGGAATATGTTTAGACGATGCAATTAACAAAAAGTCTAATGCTAGGATGTTACTACCCCAAGAAAATGCTAACCATCTATACGTGTTTATTCCATTAACTCAATAA
- a CDS encoding condensin complex protein MksE has product MAETLNYNFIDVFKLRDVQKHFADLNIELLKGKHIQDDEHYHHRILSKYYIEFKKYYDVFYRLVLDKKTFEGVTYFFLTFSEESKGILSDHTRHRDLTAIETITAITLLQMYYDRYFENVKEISFLKDIKSKILGSEFSSLYKSVFFKNGARDNFTPKEWANVTKNIKNVIQDFEQLGWVDQLTQKGENDFSFVIKESIHRFQMMYEYEISNFEEFVNNLTETDNE; this is encoded by the coding sequence ATGGCAGAAACGCTAAATTATAATTTTATAGATGTTTTTAAGCTAAGAGATGTTCAAAAACATTTTGCAGATTTAAACATCGAACTACTGAAAGGAAAGCACATTCAGGATGATGAACATTATCATCATAGAATTCTATCAAAATACTACATAGAGTTCAAAAAATATTATGATGTTTTCTATCGTCTTGTTTTAGATAAGAAAACATTTGAAGGAGTAACTTATTTCTTCTTAACCTTTAGCGAGGAGTCTAAAGGAATACTTTCAGATCATACCAGACATAGAGATTTAACTGCTATTGAGACAATCACAGCAATTACCCTGCTTCAAATGTATTATGATAGGTACTTTGAAAATGTAAAAGAAATTTCCTTTTTAAAAGATATCAAATCAAAAATTTTAGGTAGCGAGTTTAGTAGCCTGTACAAATCTGTTTTCTTTAAAAATGGAGCAAGAGATAATTTTACACCAAAGGAGTGGGCCAATGTAACGAAAAATATTAAAAATGTTATTCAAGATTTTGAGCAGTTAGGTTGGGTAGATCAACTAACTCAAAAAGGGGAAAATGATTTTTCCTTTGTTATAAAAGAATCTATACATCGCTTTCAGATGATGTATGAGTACGAAATATCAAATTTTGAAGAGTTTGTAAATAACCTAACAGAAACAGATAATGAATAA
- a CDS encoding zinc-dependent peptidase codes for MIYILTLVVLLLFVIHFYRKTARQTIKPFPEHWHRLLMENVLYYQNLSEDKQLVFQQRMMLFLSEVYIDSVQFELEELDKILIAASAVIPVFGFKEWHYTNLSGVLLYPDNFNEDMQFSSKDNARNIGGIVGNGRFEKQMILSKKALYHGFNNTSDKSNTGIHEFVHLIDKLDERTDGVPERLLEHQYAIPWLNLIHKEMEAINNNQSDIRKYGATNQAEFFAVASEYFFERPDLFKKKHPELYKMMVKSFNQN; via the coding sequence ATGATTTACATTTTAACTTTAGTAGTGCTTCTTCTATTTGTTATTCATTTTTATAGAAAAACAGCACGACAGACTATAAAGCCTTTCCCAGAACATTGGCACAGGCTATTAATGGAGAATGTTCTCTATTATCAAAATCTTTCAGAAGATAAGCAACTTGTGTTTCAACAAAGAATGATGCTTTTTTTGAGTGAGGTTTATATAGATAGTGTGCAGTTTGAATTGGAAGAATTAGACAAAATTTTAATTGCAGCAAGTGCGGTAATTCCTGTCTTTGGGTTTAAAGAATGGCATTACACTAATTTAAGTGGTGTCCTCTTATATCCAGATAATTTTAATGAGGATATGCAATTTAGCAGTAAAGATAACGCACGTAACATTGGTGGAATAGTTGGAAATGGGCGTTTTGAAAAACAAATGATTTTATCCAAAAAAGCATTATATCACGGTTTTAATAATACTAGTGATAAAAGTAATACTGGTATACACGAATTTGTGCATCTCATAGATAAGCTGGATGAGAGAACAGATGGTGTGCCAGAACGACTATTAGAACACCAATATGCAATACCGTGGTTGAACTTAATCCATAAAGAAATGGAAGCCATTAATAATAACCAATCTGACATTCGAAAATATGGAGCTACAAATCAAGCAGAGTTTTTTGCAGTAGCTTCAGAATATTTTTTTGAACGTCCAGATTTGTTCAAAAAGAAACATCCTGAACTATATAAAATGATGGTAAAAAGTTTTAATCAAAATTGA
- a CDS encoding heavy-metal-associated domain-containing protein, translating to MKTLKFKTNINCGGCISKVTPFLNKQEGVESWEVDTANADKILTIESNGATEEDVKATLQKIGFKAELVN from the coding sequence ATGAAAACTTTAAAATTTAAAACAAATATCAATTGTGGTGGATGTATATCAAAAGTGACCCCTTTTTTAAACAAGCAAGAAGGTGTAGAAAGTTGGGAAGTAGATACTGCTAATGCTGATAAAATCCTAACCATTGAAAGCAATGGGGCTACAGAAGAAGATGTAAAAGCTACATTACAAAAAATAGGCTTTAAAGCAGAGCTTGTAAATTAA